In the genome of Deltaproteobacteria bacterium, the window CAGGCAGCTGAATCTTTGATTCTGAAACCAGGAAGCCAAAAGGAAAATAATTCTGCGCTATAACCTGCCTTACCCCCCTGGTCTAGTGATTTTTTACCACTCCCAACACGGGCCTCTTCCTTATAGCTCTCTGTAATTTAAAAAATTCATTGCATCGCCTCTGGATTTGAGCCTATAATCGCCTCTCAATCTTGAACCAGGCCTGCCCTTAAGGTTTGGTTTAGCGGGAGTTGATTTTGCTGTGCGGGAGATAGACGCTGACCTTATTCGCCGGACCATCAAGGACCTCTTCCTTCAAGCCAACTTTGTCCTCAGCCCCGACGTTATCGCTGCCTTTGAAAAAGGAAAAACCATCGAAGAATCGCCTGTGGGTCGGGACATCTTCGACCGCCTCCTGGAAAACGCCGCATTAGCTAAAGAGCACCGTATCCCCATCTGCCAGGATACCGGTCTGGCCATCATCTTCGTGGACCTGGGCCAGGAGGTGCATATTGTAGGCGGCGATCTGGAGTCGGCCCTGGAGCAAGGGGTGCGTCAGGCTTATCAAGAGGGCTTTCTGCGCAAATCGGTCTGTCATCCTTTAACCAGAAAAAATACGGGCGATAACACGCCAATTACTATCCATACGACCGTCGTTCCCGGGGATAAACTCAGGCTGGTGGCCATGCCCAAGGGCGGCGGCGGCGAAAACATGAGCCGCCTCTTTATGCTCCCGCCTTCAGCCGGTTGGGCCGGGGTGAAGGAGAAGGTCGTCCAGACCGTGGAT includes:
- a CDS encoding fumarate hydratase translates to MREIDADLIRRTIKDLFLQANFVLSPDVIAAFEKGKTIEESPVGRDIFDRLLENAALAKEHRIPICQDTGLAIIFVDLGQEVHIVGGDLESALEQGVRQAYQEGFLRKSVCHPLTRKNTGDNTPITIHTTVVPGDKLRLVAMPKGGGGENMSRLFMLPPSAGWAGVKEKVVQTVDEAGPNPCPPLVVGVAVGGSFELAAREVKKALLRPVGQPNPDPEAAALEAELLEAINDTGVGPQGLGGRVTALAVHLKLLPCHIASLPLAVNLQCHAARHAEAVL